A stretch of Labrus bergylta chromosome 19, fLabBer1.1, whole genome shotgun sequence DNA encodes these proteins:
- the LOC136177110 gene encoding GATA zinc finger domain-containing protein 14-like translates to MNEQTAKDTEQVESENITTSVQRRRVSSRPNLRPKNLLHHDDENLYLLSSVSCFKQRTDNKHSCSNNNHSCSNNNHSCPNHDHSCSNNNHSCSNNNHSCPNHDHSCSNNNHSCTNNNHSCSNNNHSCSNNNHSCSNNNHSCPNHDHSCSNNNHSCSNNNHSCTNNNHSCTNNNHSCSNNDHSCSNNNHSCTNNNHSCSNNDHSCSNNNHSCPNNNHSCSNNDHSCSNNNHSCPNNNHSCSNNNHSCPNHDHSCSNNNHSCSNNNHSCTNNNHSCTNNNHSCSNHDHSCTNNNHSCSNNNHSCTNNNHSCTNNNHSCSNNNHSCTNNNHSCSNNDHSCSNNNHSCSNNDHSCPNNNHSCPNHDHSCTNNNHSCSNNNHSCPNHDHSCPNNNPSCPNHDYSCPNNNHSSSNNNHSCNNKHSCNNNHSCSNNNHSCPNHDYSCPNHDYSCPNNNHSSSNNNHSCNNKHSCNNNHSCNNNHSCPNNNHSCPSHDHSCPNNDHSCCSNNNHSCPNHVHSCPNNNHSCSNNNHSCNNKHSCNNNHSCPNNNHSCPSHDHSCPNNNHSCCSNNNHSCPNHVHSCPNNNHSCSNNNHSCPNHDYSCPNNNPHCSNK, encoded by the exons ATGAACGAGCAAACAGCAAAGGATACAGAGCAAGTGGAATCAGAGAACATCACCACTTCAGTGCAGAGAAGACGAGTCAGCAGCCGACCAAATCT aagACCGAAGAACCTCCTCCACCATGATGATGAGAATCTGTatcttctttcttctgttaGCTG CTTCAAGCAACggacagacaacaaacacagctgctccaacaacaaccacagctgctccaacaacaaccacagctgccccaaccacgaccacagctgctccaacaacaaccacagctgcagcaacaacaaccacagctgccccaaccacgaccacagctgctccaacaacaaccacagctgcaccaacaacaaccacagctgctccaacaacaaccacagctgctccaacaacaaccacagctgctccaacaacaaccacagctgccccaaccacgaccacagctgctccaacaacaaccacagctgctccaacaacaaccacagctgcaccaacaacaaccacagctgcaccaacaacaaccacagctgctccaacaacgaccacagctgctccaacaacaaccacagctgcaccaacaacaaccacagctgctccaacaacgaccacagctgctccaacaacaaccacagctgccccaacaacaaccacagctgctccaacaacgaccacagctgctccaacaacaaccacagctgccccaacaacaaccacagctgctccaacaacaaccacagctgccccaaccacgaccacagctgctccaacaacaaccacagctgctccaacaacaaccacagctgcaccaacaacaaccacagctgcaccaacaacaaccacagctgctccaaccacgaccacagctgcaccaacaacaaccacagctgctccaacaacaaccacagctgcaccaacaacaaccacagctgcaccaacaacaaccacagctgctccaacaacaaccacagctgcaccaacaacaaccacagctgctccaacaacgaccacagctgctccaacaacaaccacagctgctccaacaacgaccacagctgccccaacaacaaccacagctgccccaaccacgaccacagctgcaccaacaacaaccacagctgcagcaacaacaaccacagctgccccaaccacgaccacagctgccccaacaacaaccccagctgccccaaccacgactacagctgccccaacaacaaccacagctccagcaacaacaaccacagctgcaacaacaaacacagctgcaacaacaaccacagctgcagcaacaacaaccacagctgccccaaccacgactacagctgccccaaccacgactacagctgccccaacaacaaccacagctccagcaacaacaaccacagctgcaacaacaaacacagctgcaacaacaaccacagctgcaacaacaaccacagctgccccaacaacaaccacagctgccccagccacgaccacagctgccccaacaacgaccacagctgctgcagcaacaacaaccacagctgccccaaccacgtccacagctgccccaacaacaaccacagctgcagcaacaacaaccacagctgcaacaacaaacacagctgcaacaacaaccacagctgccccaacaacaaccacagctgccccagccacgaccacagctgccccaacaacaaccacagctgctgcagtaacaacaaccacagctgccccaaccacgtccacagctgccccaataacaaccacagctgcagcaacaacaaccacagctgccccaaccacgactacagctgccccaacaacaacccccACTGTAGCAACAAATAA
- the LOC136177103 gene encoding GATA zinc finger domain-containing protein 14-like, protein MNEQTAKDTEQVESESITTSVQRRRVSSRPNLRAKNLLHHDDENLYLLSSVSCFKQRTDNKHSCSNNNHSCSNNDHSCSNNNHSCSNNDHSCTNNNHSCPNHDHSCSNNNHSCPNHDHSCSNNNHSCPNHDHSCSNNNHSCPNHDHSCPNNNHSCPNHDHSCSNNDHSCTNNNHSCPNHDHSCSNNNHSCPNHDHSCSNHNHSCSNHDHSCTNNDHSCSNHDHSCSNHDHSCTNNDHSCTNNDHSCSNHDHSCSNHNHSCTNHDHSCTNNDHSCTNNNHSCPNHDHSCTNNDHSCSNHDHSCSNHNHSCTNNDHSCPNHDHSCTNNDHSCPNHDHSCSNNDHSCSNNDHSCTNNDHSCPNHDHSCSNNNHSCPNNDHSCPNNDHSCTNNDHSCPNHDHSCTNNNHSCPNHDHSCTNNDHSCPNHDHSCTNNNHSCPNNNHSCPNNDHSCPNHDYSCPNHNHSCSNNDHSCSNNDHSCPNHDHSCPNHDHSCPNNNHSCSNNDHSCPNNNHSSRNNNHSCSNNNHSCPNNNHSCCSNNNHSCCSNNNHSCTNHDHSCTNNDHSCPNNNPHCSNK, encoded by the exons ATGAACGAGCAAACAGCAAAGGATACAGAGCAGGTGGAATCAGAGAGCATCACCACTTCAGTGCAAAGAAGACGAGTCAGCAGCCGACCAAATCT aagGGCAAAGAACCTCCTCCACCATGATGATGAGAATCTGTatcttctttcttctgttaGCTG CTTCAAGCAACggacagacaacaaacacagctgctccaacaacaaccacagctgctccaacaacgaccacagctgctccaacaacaaccacagctgctccaacaacgaccacagctgcaccaacaacaaccacagctgccccaaccacgaccacagctgctccaacaacaaccacagctgccccaaccacgaccacagctgctccaacaacaaccacagctgccccaaccacgaccacagctgctccaacaacaaccacagctgccccaaccacgaccacagctgccccaacaacaaccacagctgccccaaccacgaccacagctgctccaacaacgaccacagctgcaccaacaacaaccacagctgccccaaccacgaccacagctgctccaacaacaaccacagctgccccaaccacgaccacagctgctccaaccacaaccacagctgctccaaccacgaccacagctgcaccaacaacgaccacagctgctccaaccacgaccacagctgctccaaccacgaccacagctgcaccaacaacgaccacagctgcaccaacaacgaccacagctgctccaaccacgaccacagctgctccaaccacaaccacagctgcaccaaccacgaccacagctgcaccaacaacgaccacagctgcaccaacaacaaccacagctgccccaaccacgaccacagctgcaccaacaacgaccacagctgctccaaccacgaccacagctgctccaaccacaaccacagctgcaccaacaacgaccacagctgccccaaccacgaccacagctgcaccaacaacgaccacagctgccccaaccacgaccacagctgctccaacaacgaccacagctgctccaacaacgaccacagctgcaccaacaacgaccacagctgccccaaccacgaccacagctgctccaacaacaaccacagctgccccaacaacgaccacagctgccccaacaacgaccacagctgcaccaacaacgaccacagctgccccaaccacgaccacagctgcaccaacaacaaccacagctgccccaaccacgaccacagctgcaccaacaacgaccacagctgccccaaccacgaccacagctgcaccaacaacaaccacagctgccccaacaacaaccacagctgccccaacaacgaccacagctgccccaaccacgactacagctgccccaaccacaaccacagctgcagcaacaacgaccacagctgcagcaacaacgaccacagctgccccaaccacgaccacagctgccccaaccacgaccacagctgccccaacaacaaccacagctgcagcaacaacgaccacagctgccccaacaacaaccacagctcccgcaacaacaaccacagctgcagcaacaacaaccacagctgccccaacaacaaccacagctgctgcagcaacaacaaccacagctgctgcagcaacaacaaccacagctgcaccaaccaCGACCATagctgcaccaacaacgaccacagctgccccaacaacaacccccACTGTAGCAACAAATAA